TCGTCAGTGACAGTGGTGCTGACCGGCGTCTTGTCCAGGGTCAGTTGTTCGAACTTGTCAGCATCAACCCCATCAACGGTAGCGATGGACTTCACAACCGGATCGTTGGTACCGGTGTAGACGTTGTCCGGCGCCGTGACAGTAGTGCTGCCGGTGGTGCTGTTCGCCGGAACAGTGATGGTGGTGCCATCGTTCAGGGTGAAGGTCAGTGCACCGTGCTTGTCGATCGGCAGGCCATCTTTGTTGGTCAGGGT
This is a stretch of genomic DNA from Pseudomonas oryzicola. It encodes these proteins:
- a CDS encoding immunoglobulin-like domain-containing protein, giving the protein TLTNKDGLPIDKHGALTFTLNDGTTITVPANSTTGSTTVTAPDNVYTGTNDPVVKSIATVDGVDADKFEQLTLDKTPVSTTVTD